A genomic window from Treponema maltophilum ATCC 51939 includes:
- the uvrA gene encoding excinuclease ABC subunit UvrA, translated as MSASDTLIVKGAREHNLKNIDVELPRNKLVVISGLSGSGKSSLAFDTIFAEGQRRYVESLSAYARQFLGRMDKPDIDYIEGLSPAISIEQKTTHRNPRSTVGTVTEIYDYYRLLYARIGIPHCPICGRKIQEQSIDQIIDTIMSWPEGSRIQILAPVIRGKKGEHQKIIDDAKAAGFVRARIDGVMTSLDEPIKLDKQKKHTIELVIDRIVIGAGVRRRLADSVETALNSANGILVVARSLPGEKAAESEHFFSQKSACPDCGVSFPEMQPRLFSFNNPFGACPECTGLGEKMEFDEDLIIPDKSLSFNEGGIAGYNPDSAWNRCRLEALASYAGFSLDEPLGKLTKKQTDILFNGSKDSIKFVYEKQDGSGYSSYDQKWPGLYADLRRRYRETYSEAQRVSLERLMAHRECQSCGGRRLKPEALAVTVGGKNIYDLCRLSVGESLDFFAALKLSETEKKIAAQIEKEIVNRLTFLKNVGLDYLTLDRQAATLSGGEAQRIRLATQIGSSLVGVLYILDEPSIGLHQRDNQKLIDTLVYLRDLGNTLIVVEHDEQTLRTADWIIDLGPGAGVHGGYVTASGTPEKVAQCKESLTGQYLAGTLTMAIPEKRRKGNSHSLRISGVSEHNLKNIAVSIPLGTFTCVTGVSGSGKSTLISDVLFPLLSNKLMRTSLQVGAYKSIEGLEFIDKVIHIDQSPIGRTPRSNPATYVGVFNGIRDLYASLPEAKAKGYKPGRFSFNVKGGRCENCEGAGTITIEMNFLSDVYITCDVCRGKRFNQETLEVRYKGKNIADVLDMTIEEAADFFAHIPHIARKMQTLLSVGLGYIKLGQSALTLSGGEAQRVKLANELARPSTGKTLYILDEPTTGLHFADVKQLMEVIHRLVDQGNTVVMIEHNLDVILQADNIIDLGPEGGFAGGNVLACGTPEEVARCEKSYTGFYIKEMLERKRRPR; from the coding sequence ATGTCTGCAAGCGATACATTGATTGTGAAGGGTGCGCGCGAGCACAACTTAAAAAATATAGATGTCGAACTGCCGCGCAACAAGCTGGTGGTTATTTCGGGTCTGTCCGGTTCGGGAAAAAGTTCTTTAGCCTTCGATACGATATTTGCCGAAGGTCAGCGCCGTTATGTGGAAAGTCTTTCGGCTTATGCCCGTCAATTTTTAGGCAGAATGGATAAGCCCGACATCGATTACATTGAAGGACTGTCGCCTGCAATTTCAATCGAACAAAAAACGACTCACCGCAACCCGCGCTCGACCGTGGGAACGGTAACCGAAATTTACGATTATTACCGTTTGCTGTATGCGCGCATCGGCATTCCGCACTGTCCGATATGCGGGCGCAAAATTCAGGAACAATCGATCGATCAAATCATCGATACGATTATGAGCTGGCCGGAAGGAAGCCGCATTCAGATTTTGGCGCCCGTTATACGCGGGAAAAAGGGCGAACACCAAAAAATTATCGACGATGCGAAGGCGGCCGGTTTTGTGCGAGCGCGCATAGACGGCGTCATGACTTCGCTCGACGAACCGATTAAACTCGACAAGCAAAAAAAACATACGATCGAATTGGTTATCGACCGCATCGTCATCGGCGCCGGTGTACGCCGCCGTTTGGCCGACTCGGTTGAAACGGCACTGAACAGCGCAAACGGCATTTTGGTTGTTGCGCGCAGTCTTCCGGGTGAAAAAGCGGCGGAAAGCGAACACTTTTTTTCGCAAAAGAGCGCGTGCCCCGACTGCGGCGTTTCGTTCCCCGAAATGCAGCCGCGGCTTTTTTCATTTAACAATCCGTTCGGCGCTTGCCCGGAATGTACGGGCTTGGGCGAAAAGATGGAATTCGATGAAGATTTGATTATTCCCGACAAAAGCCTTTCGTTCAATGAGGGCGGCATTGCAGGCTACAATCCCGATTCCGCGTGGAACCGCTGCCGGCTTGAAGCGCTCGCGTCTTATGCGGGATTTTCGCTCGACGAGCCCTTGGGAAAATTGACGAAAAAACAAACGGATATTCTTTTTAACGGTTCGAAGGATTCAATAAAATTCGTGTACGAAAAACAGGACGGCTCCGGCTATTCGTCCTACGATCAAAAATGGCCGGGACTGTATGCCGACTTGCGCCGCCGCTACCGCGAAACGTATTCGGAAGCTCAGCGCGTGAGCTTGGAGCGGCTTATGGCGCACCGCGAATGTCAAAGTTGCGGCGGCCGACGCTTAAAGCCGGAAGCCCTCGCCGTAACCGTCGGCGGCAAAAACATATACGACTTGTGCCGGCTTTCGGTCGGTGAATCGTTGGACTTTTTTGCCGCGCTTAAGCTGTCCGAAACCGAAAAAAAAATTGCCGCCCAAATCGAAAAAGAAATCGTCAACCGCTTAACGTTTTTAAAAAACGTCGGTTTGGATTATTTAACGCTCGACCGTCAGGCGGCGACCTTAAGCGGCGGCGAAGCGCAGCGCATCCGCCTCGCGACGCAAATCGGTTCGAGCCTGGTCGGCGTTTTGTATATTTTGGATGAACCGTCAATCGGCTTGCACCAAAGGGACAATCAAAAACTTATCGACACGCTCGTGTATTTGCGCGACTTGGGCAATACGCTGATTGTCGTCGAACACGACGAACAAACGCTGCGCACGGCCGATTGGATTATCGACTTGGGCCCCGGTGCCGGCGTACACGGCGGCTACGTAACGGCTTCCGGTACGCCCGAAAAAGTCGCGCAGTGCAAAGAAAGCCTGACCGGTCAGTATTTGGCCGGCACCTTGACCATGGCGATTCCCGAAAAGCGCCGCAAAGGAAATTCGCACAGCCTGCGCATAAGCGGTGTAAGCGAGCACAACTTAAAAAATATCGCGGTGTCGATTCCGCTCGGAACATTCACCTGCGTTACGGGCGTATCCGGTTCGGGAAAATCGACCCTCATAAGCGACGTGCTGTTTCCGCTTTTATCCAACAAACTCATGCGCACTTCGCTGCAAGTGGGCGCATATAAATCGATCGAAGGCTTGGAGTTTATCGATAAGGTTATCCACATCGATCAAAGTCCCATCGGGCGCACGCCGCGTTCGAATCCCGCAACCTATGTGGGCGTGTTTAACGGCATACGCGACTTGTACGCCTCTCTTCCCGAAGCCAAGGCGAAAGGTTATAAGCCCGGCCGTTTCAGCTTTAACGTAAAAGGCGGAAGATGCGAAAACTGCGAAGGTGCCGGCACGATTACGATCGAAATGAACTTTTTGTCGGACGTGTACATTACCTGCGACGTGTGCCGCGGCAAACGGTTTAATCAGGAAACGCTCGAAGTGCGTTATAAGGGAAAAAACATTGCCGACGTTTTGGATATGACGATAGAAGAAGCCGCCGATTTTTTTGCCCACATTCCGCACATTGCGCGTAAAATGCAAACCCTGCTCAGCGTCGGGCTCGGCTACATAAAGTTGGGACAGTCGGCTTTAACGCTTTCGGGCGGCGAAGCGCAGCGGGTAAAGCTTGCGAACGAGCTCGCCCGACCGTCTACGGGAAAAACGCTGTACATCCTCGACGAGCCGACAACCGGCCTGCATTTTGCCGACGTAAAGCAGCTTATGGAAGTCATTCACCGGCTGGTCGATCAAGGCAATACCGTCGTTATGATCGAACACAATTTGGATGTGATTTTGCAAGCCGACAATATTATCGATTTGGGGCCGGAAGGCGGCTTTGCAGGCGGTAACGTACTTGCGTGCGGAACGCCCGAAGAAGTTGCGCGCTGCGAAAAGTCCTATACCGGTTTTTATATAAAGGAAATGCTCGAGCGCAAAAGAAGGCCGCGGTGA
- a CDS encoding sister chromatid cohesion protein PDS5 produces MPNKTDKEIFTEIRAITKDKAQWNTAIDDVAAKLGDRYSTAVKAKALWLLGEMGLQYPLSVQPYIEQIAGYLQNDNPKLRERSVNALGRIGRANKDLILPYFDTMMNMRSDTAEAVRLAFVWACENIATNASELFCDKLEMFYELISDKGERVRIEAPEMFRVMGKRLPHSVEPYLKKLERFAEYDVHPVVRIHTSGAIRITKRALEESKNAANE; encoded by the coding sequence GTGCCGAATAAAACCGATAAAGAAATATTCACAGAAATAAGAGCGATAACGAAAGACAAAGCACAGTGGAACACGGCAATCGATGATGTTGCAGCAAAACTCGGCGACCGGTATTCGACGGCTGTAAAAGCAAAAGCGTTGTGGCTTCTCGGTGAAATGGGATTACAGTATCCGTTATCGGTGCAGCCGTATATTGAACAAATCGCCGGTTATTTGCAAAACGATAATCCGAAACTGCGGGAGCGCTCGGTAAACGCATTGGGACGGATAGGCAGGGCAAACAAGGATTTGATTCTCCCTTATTTTGACACAATGATGAATATGCGCTCCGACACAGCAGAAGCGGTACGGCTTGCGTTTGTGTGGGCTTGTGAAAATATTGCAACGAATGCGTCGGAGCTTTTTTGTGATAAATTGGAAATGTTCTATGAATTGATATCGGATAAGGGAGAGCGCGTACGAATTGAGGCGCCTGAAATGTTTCGGGTAATGGGAAAACGGCTGCCGCATTCCGTAGAACCGTATTTGAAAAAATTGGAGCGGTTCGCGGAATATGACGTACACCCTGTTGTCCGTATTCACACGAGCGGTGCAATCCGCATAACGAAAAGAGCGTTGGAGGAAAGTAAAAATGCCGCAAATGAGTAA